ACGGACCTTGTCACTCCGCCGGAGAAGCGCTAGTGCCCGTAGGCCGGAATAAGCGCAGCGTTTCCGGCATTCGCTGCTGCCCAACATCTGCGGGTGGACTGCCGGGAACGCCTGGCGGCTTATCCCGGCCTACATGGACGAGGCGTAGGGGCTAAAACTGGTACGTCAGCTTGATGCGGAAAAGGCGGCCGTCCTGAGGGATGACATCCTGGAGGTGCTCCCCCGACCCCGGATCGCCGTAGCGGACGTCAAAGAGGTTGTAGATGCTTCCTGAAAGCTCCACCCCCTCGACGAGCTTCCTGCTGAAGAGGGTGAGGTTTGTCAGGAGGTGCGGCTTGTCGCTTCTCCCCGCCAAGGTCTTCCGCTTGCTGAGGTACTGAAGCTCGACTCCCGTGAAGAGCCGGTCCTTGTAACAGGGCGCGATCAGGTTGATCTTCCCCAGGTGCCGTGGCGAGTCTGGCAGGGTGACTCCCGTCGCGTCATCGCGAGCAACCTGGAACGCGTAGCTCCCGCGCGCCAAAAGCCCGTTCTTCCATTTTCCTTCTATTTCCGCCTCCACTCCACGTGCCGTGACGCTGCTCGAATTGTTGTACACGAGGTAGCCGTCAGCGGGGTCGGTGATCTGGGTGATCATCTTGGTAATGGTGTTGTAGTAGCCGGTGACGGTGGTGCGGACGTGTTCTCCCAGCGTCTGCTCCCAGATGAGCTCGGTACTCCTGATCTTCTCCGGGGCGAGGTTGAGATTTCCCTTCTGCTCCGAGGACGGCTCGTCATAGTAGAGCTCGTAGCTGTTGGGCGCCCGGAACGCCTCACCATAAACCGCCTTCAGGCTGGTGCTCTCGAACGGCTCATAGATAAGCGCGGCGCGCGGGTTTACCGTGCTGCCGAAGGTGTTGTAATAGTCGTAACGGACACCGGCATTCAGAATGAGGTTGGGCAGCAGGGTGAACTCGTCCTGGAGGTACGAGGCCCAGCGCCAGGTCGGATGATCCGCGTGGAGATGGAGCAGGTACGGGTCGAGGTCGTGGTTGTTCAACTGCTGCTTCGTGTTGCTCTGGAAGTCGGCGCCGACGATGACCCTGTGCTTTTCCCACAACGTGCGGGAGAGCTTCACCTCGGTGCCCCACCAGTGGTTCTCGGCGCTGTCCCGGTTCAGCACCACATCGCCGCTCTCGGCGTTGAACGGGATGTCCTCGAAGTAGTCGTAGTAGTCGTAGTACCCCCGCGCCATGGTCTCCCACTCGTTGAAGGTGTGCTCGTACTTCAGGTCGAGGTATCCGCGGTAGTCGACGCTATGGAAGCGGTGATCATTGAAGGTCGCGCCGTACGATGCGGTAGGGACTCCCTTCGTTCTTTTCACAAAGGTTCCCTGGAGGGTGAAGTCCTTCAGGGTAGCGGTGCTAAAGAAGCTGTAGTTGCGCTCGTAGTCGAGGTTTCGTGCGACTCCGTTATTTTGCTCCGGCGTGTCGTACTCCGGGTAGTAGAGGTTGCGGTTCCCGCGGCTGTCGTAGATGGTGCCCGAAAGGGAGAGGGCGAAGTCATCATTGAAGCGTTTGCCGTAGCTGATCCGTCCCTGGTAGCTTTCCAGGCTGCCGGCGTTGCCCGATACCTCGACCCCCTGAAGGCTGTTGTCGTGCCTGGTGATGACATTGATGACGCCGAAAAAGGCGTTGTCGCCGTAGAGGGAGGAACCGGGTCCCCGGATGATCTCGACGCGCTCGATGAGGTCGACATCGAGAACGAAGTCGTGGCCGACAAATGCGGTGCCGTAGACATTTTCGTTGGTGCGGTGGCCGTCGACGAGAATGAGGATGCGGTTGCTGTATCCGCCGGAGCGGTCCACGCCACGGGCCCCGATGTAGGTGTAGTTCCTGTCGTTCGTTGTGAACAGTCCGCGCTGGCTGTTGATGATGTCGGCGAGAGTTCGGTAGCCGAACTTTTTTATCTCGTCGGCCGTCACTATGCTAACCGATGACGGGGCTTCGCTGACGTTCTGCTGGAACCGCGACGCGCCGTAGACGGTGGCGACCTTCACATTCATCAGTTCCTCAAGGCTCAGCTCCGAGAGTTCTACCGATGTCGTCTGGCCCGTCTCCTCGTCGTTGGCACACTCAGCGGGCGCCGCGTGCAAGGTAGAAAGAAAAGAAGTCGCAAGAAGGATGAGTATGGGCAAATTTTTCATATGAATGAAACGAGCGCGAGTCTTCATGGGTCCTCATTGCTACTGTCTCACCATCTGTCAGGACGTCATCCTGATCCTGGTACACTTGATAAATCTTCGATGAAACAGTATCGGCAATTTGCCTGTTGGTGTGATTCGCTCTTTTCTTCGGCCAGAGTGAAAGGAAACTTGAGAAACAACATGGGTGTATACTGCATCGCTGGGAAAGAAAGATCGTGCGAGGCGGGAGTTGGGAGGGGTGCCGCAGCGCTAAAGACGAGGGGGATTTCGAGACAGGGTATCGTAGGCCGGAATAAGCGCAGCGTTTCCGGCACTTTCGGCAGCATCTACATCGGCTGGCGCCGACGCCGGGAACGCCTTGCGGCTTATCCCGGCCTACATAAAAATCCCCTGCCTTGAGGGGAGAAGTGGGTGACGGCTCCACTGGTATGGCCGGTGGCGCCTGGGCTTAGACAGCGGAACGGGGGCTAAAGCCTTCCGAATACCTTGCGCAGTAGGTCAGTCGTCCGCGCTGCCGGGTTTTTCCTGATCCTCTTTTCTTCTTCGCTGACCTTGATGAAGAGTCCGTCCAGCGCCTTGTTCGTGACGTAGGTGTCGAGATCGAGAGATGGCAGTCCCACCAGCGAGGCAAAGGGGATGTTCTCATACCTCCCTATCATCTCCTGGTAGGCCCGTGCCACCCCCACCTGCTTCATGCTTTCGGCCACCGTCGGCCTGAACTCCTCGAAGAGCTGGCTCCGCGTCTTCTTCTCAAAGAATTGGCTCGCGGCGGTGTCGCCGCCTCGAAGGATCCCCTTGGCATCCTCCACGCTCATGTGCCGGATCGCGTCGCCGAAGTATTTTGCCGCCTTCGGAGCCGCCTTTTCCGCTGCCCTGTTCATGGAGAGAACGAGGTCGTCGACCTGTTGCTGATACCCCACCTTCGCGAGCAGGTCGGCCGCCTGCTGCATCTTTGGCGGCAGGAGGATCTTTATGAGGGCGTCGCCGAAGTAGCCATCCTGCTTCGCCACCTCCTTCACCGCCCGCTCCGTACCGATGGCGAGCGCCTCCTTCAACCCCTTTGCGATGATGTTCTCGTCGAGGGTCGCCTGCTTCTTGAGGGGCCCGGTGACCTTCCTCGAAAGATCGCCGAAGAAGCCGGCATCGGCAGCGGTTGACGCCAAGAGGGCAGCAACGCAGGCAGCGCATGCGAAACGTTTCACTTCCAGAGCCTCCCGTAGAGTGGCATTCACTGGATGCATTTTACACCTTTACACTTTGTGGAGATTCGATATAATAAATTTAGCCTGTTTCCGAAATAGTAAATCTGGAAGAAATTCCAGAGACACAAAGCTGACGGACCCGTTATTAAATTAACAGGTAGCCGAGCTGCCGAAGAAACAGGCATCAACTTGAGAAAAAGCCGTCCCCTTTAGAGGGTGACGGCTTTTTTGCGTTTAATGCCATGCGTGAACCCCGGGTTTGTCTCCGTTCGAAGGAGCAGGCGAGGCTGCTGCGTCCCTCCTGCGAAAAGGTTCCGGCCCCTCCGCGATCCCGGGAGGGGCCTTCTTTCCTGCGAACTCCCCGCACGCTGCTCAGAAAGCACTGAGCGGCGGTGCGAAGGAGGTGAGCACGCCGTCGATCGTCGCGGTGGAAAGGGCCGAGGTGTTGTGGCTGCAGACCACCAGTCCGACGTACAGCGTGCTTTTCATGCTGATGCTGCTCGTCCCTACCAGTTCCCACGTCGTCCCGTTGGAGGAGACGTAGCCGCTGAAGGTGTTGCCGCTGCGAACAAGTCTTACCCAGTACGGCGCGGTCACCCCGAGCTTCTTGCTGGAGACCATCGTCCCCCCCGCGATGCCGCGGCGCAGGAATTCCGCCCCGTTTCCGGGGGTGACGTCCATGGTGACGTGCGCCGAGTCTGTGGCCAGAGTCTCACGCATCATCACCCCGCTCTTCGCGTAGCTGTTGGTGTTTTGCAGCGACGCTACCCGCGCAATGATCTCGCCGTCGCCGGTCATGGCCTTGTACACAAAGCGGAAGGCGTCCCCCGCCCCCCATATGTCGATGCCGGACCCCTTCAGCGTAAAGGTGCCGCTGGCATAGCTGGCGCTCCCAGCGATGGTGACGGGGCCGACGTCAAGGGTGGTCCAGGGAGCAGGGAGGGTGCTGACCGTGATCGTCACTGGAGCAGAGTTCCCCCTGTTGCCGAGTGAGTCGGTGGCTACGGCGGTGAGGGGGTAGCTTCCTGCAGCCACGTTCCTCCAGATGACGCTGTAGGGGCCCGCGGTGGCGGTGCCGATGAGGGTGCTCCCGGCGTAGAAATCGACCTTGCTGATCGCCGCCGCTGCGCTCCCCGGAGTCGCGCTCGCCGAAACCGGTACTGTGGCGGGTGCGTTGAAGATTGCGCCATTGGACGGCGAGGTAATGGTGACCGTGGGGGAGGTGCCGCCGATAGCGATGACGTTGTCGAAAGTCCCTTGGGAGAGAAGGGCGGTATTGTGGCTGCACACGGCAAGCCCCACATAGAGGGAGCTTCCCATGGTGATACTGCTGCTGCCGGCCTGTCGCCAGTCGGTGCCGTTGGAGGAGACGTACCCCGTGAAGGTGTTGCCGCTGCGCACCAGTTTCACCCAGTAAGGAGCGGCCATCCCGCCGAGCCCGGTGACGGTCGTCGAGCCGCCGGTGGCGGTGCGCCGGGAGAACTCCGCCCCGTACCCGGGAGTCAGCACCATCATGGCGTGGATGGAGTTGGCGGCAAGGCTCTGGCGGAACATGACGCCGGCCTTGGCGTAGCCGTTGGTGTTCTGCAGCGAGGCGACGCGGGCGACGATCTGTCCGTCGCCGTCGAGGGTCCGGTACACGAAGCGGAAGGCGTCGGCGTTCCCCCAGATGTCCCCTCCGGCGCCCCTGATGGTGAAGGTGTCGCTGGAGTAGCTCGCGCTCCCGGCGATGCCGACGCTGCCAACGTCCTGGGCAGCCCACGGTACGGGGAGATCCCCGCCACTTACCGTCACCGTGGCGGAGCGGCTGTCGGAGACGTTCCCTGCCGCATCCTTGGCCCAGGCATAGAGCGTCTTGGCGCCATAGCTTGCGAAGGTGTAACTGGAGGGAGGAGCCGCACTCCAAGCCGGGGCGGACGCTGCGGGTTTGGTTGCGCTTTCGTTCACCAGGTACCCGCTGACACCGATGTTGTCGGTTGCGCCAAGGGAGGTAATCGGGATGGTGAGAGACGCCGACGTGGCCGGAATGGAGAATGCCGTCACAACCGGCGCAGTGGTGTCGGAACCGGGGACGCTAACGCTGTCGAGCGTCGCGGTGGTGAGTGCATAGACGCTGTGGCTGCATGCGACGACCCCCACGTAGATGGTGTTCCCCATGGCGATGGTGCTGCTGCCGACCTGCCGCCATGTCGTCCCGTTGGGTGAAATGTAGCCGGTGAAGGTGTTGCCGCTGCGTACCAGCCTGACCCAGTACGGCGCCGCGACACCGCCGGCCCCGGTCACCGCCGTTGAACCCCCCGTGCTGGTGCGGACCGAGAACTCCGCACCGTATACCGGGGTGAGGGCGGCCATGGCGTGGATGGAATTCGCCGTCAGCGACTGGCGCATCATGACACCGGCCTTGGCGTACCCGTTGGTGTTCTGCAGGGAAGCGACCCGCGCCGTGATCGTGCCGTCCCCCGTCATCGCCTGGTAGACGAAGCGGAACCCGTCGGCGCTCCCCCAGATATCGGCGCCCGCCCCTCTGAGGGTGAAGACTCCGTTCTGGTACCCCGCGCTTCCGGTAAGGCCGACGCTTCCGACGTCCTGCGTTACCCATGGAGCCGGTAGCCCACCCCCCCCCACTGTAACGGTGGCAGAGCGGCTGGCCGAGACGTTCCCCGCCGCGTCCTTCGCCCAGGCGTACAGGGTCTTTTCCCCCGCCGAGGGGAAGGTGTAGCTCCCCGGCGCGCTGGCGCTCCATCCCGCGGCGCCTGCCGCCGGCTTCGCGGCGCTCTCGTTCACCAGGTATCCCGTTACACCGACGTCATCAGTTGCAGTCAGCGTGGTAATCGCAACGGTCAGCGTGGAAGAGGTCGCAGGCACGCTGAATGCCGTAACGATCGGCGCCGCACTGTCGACAACAGTGACGCGCACCGTCGCCGAACGGCTGCTGGAAACGGTTCCATCCTCATCCTTTGCCCAGGCATAGAGGGTATGGAGGCCGGGGGTGCCGAAGGTGTAGCTGGCAGGCGGGGTGCTGCTCCAGCCGCCATCAGCGGTCGACGGGGTGACCGAGGTCTCGGTCAGCAGAAAGCCGGCGACGCGGATGTTGTCCGCGGCGGTGAAAGCGGTTATCGGCACGGTGAGCGAATCCCATGACTGTGGCAGGGCAAAAGCGGTGACGGTCGGAGGGATGGCGTCACGGTTGTACAGCGCCGTCATGATGCCCTGCGGAACGGAGATCCCGTTGAGGTTGAATCCGGATTGCGTGCCGTTGTAGTAGTTCGAGTTTGGAATTGTGCTCTGGGTCCAGCTGTCGTTATTCCCCTTGTAGAAGAGGGTGGTGGCATGCCCGCGGCAGTAGGACCCGATCGCCAGCATGTCGCAGTACGAGGTACTCGCCTGCACCGGGACGACCTTCTGGTGTGACCCGGAAACGTACTGGTTCGAGTAGACATCGTCGTCGACGTGCAGAACCAGCAACCCGCCGGCCCAGTCAGCGCCGAGGAATCCCCGGAGTCCCCTGTCCCAGCCGGACGGCCGCCTGTTCTCGATGAGGAAGTATTCGGAGTTTGAGAAGGAGGGGTGGGCCAGGTGGTAGGCAGAGGTCGACGACGCCGAAGGATCGGCGAACTGGAGATTGATCCATCCGCCCCCACCGGGCTCGACCGGTTGGGACCACCCGAGCCAGTTGCGGCTCCAGGCGTCGAGGTTGGTCGGCGTGGTTCCGCCATCCTCACCGATGTCCGCTCCCCATGAGCCTGCGGCCATGGTGGAAAAGTTGCCGAGCGCCTCGTTCGTGTAGCTGGTGTCGTACAGGTCGATCAGACTGAAAAGCGCGTGTCCCATCTCATGGACTATGACCCCCATCGGATGCTGCACGCTGCGGTCATTGAGCTCGCCGTTCAGGGCCCAGTACGTGACCGTCTCGGTCCCCGCCGTTATGCTCCCCCCCCACCAGGCGTGCGCCCAGACACTGGGCGTCTGCCATGATCCCGATGCCTCGTACCCGGCGTAAATGAAGTAAATTGCCAGTTCCTCCGGTTGAAGATAGTGGTCGCCGTTGGTGTCGTAGCTGGCGAAATCTATATAGGAGGAAGCCTGCAGGAGGGCGTGGTTGGCGACTGCCGTGTCGGCGGAGTAGGAAATGTCACCTCCATAGTTTGGGTGGGGGTCGGTGATGGTCGCGGTGATAATGCCGGGAGGATTGCCAGACTGGGTATGGGCGGCGGGGGCGACGGTGATCGCCCCGTAGGAGTTGTCGTGGTAGAAGTTTGCCAGCGACTTTACTCCCGGCGTCGTGTCGAAGATCTTCCCGTACCATCCGCCGGGGGTGGTGACGAGGGAACGGTTGGAAAAATTGACCAGGATGACCAGAGCCTTCCGCGTTCCCGTCGTTGGCGCCTTGAGCGCTGTTTGAGCCGGCGAAAGCGCCCTTTCAAGCGCCCTTTGCTCCAGTAGCTGTTTTTCGAGCTCCTGGTTTCTCTGCGGTTTCGCCCGCGGCGGCAGGAAATCGGGGGCGTTCCTCCCCGCCGGCTCCGCTTTTATCCCGGACGGCTTCAGCGTCCCGTCCGGAGATTTTTCCGCGTACTCCCAGTAGCCGGATTTCTGATTCCTGATGATGGTATGCCCGCTCGGCTGCAGTTCGATCCAGTTCTGGTACTCGTCCCCTCGTATCTGTATTTGCAGGACGGCACCGTCCGGCTGCTTCACTTCGGTGGGTGTCGGCATCGCCGGCCCGGCAAGCGCCAGACTCGTTCCCAGAAGCAGGAGAAGTGCAGATTGAAGACAGCAGGTAATGAACTTTCTCATCGGTTACCTCCACTCCCATCACATCCGTTCATTTCTTGTCCCGCAGAGACAGATCTCTCTCGCCAAAAGGAGCTTTATCTCAGTGCATCTGCGGCGGGTCATTGCATCGTGAAGGGATTGTTTTTCCCACCTCCTTTCCGAGGTGCCGCGGTACAGATGGCAGTGAATTCGCCTCCCATGTGGTGAGGTTGGCGCCTCTTCTTCGTCAGAAAAGGCGCCGAGGCCTCAGCGATGACTCGATCCTTTCACTGCTGCGCGCCTCATGGCGCAGACACGTGATCTATGGTGGTGGCAGCCAGCGCAGAGGTATTGTGGCTGCAGACAGCGAGACCTACGTACACCGTGCTGTTCATGCTGATCGTGCTCGTCCCTACCAGATCCCATGTCACGCCGTCCGAGGAGACGTACCCGGTGAAGGTATTGCCGCTGCGCACGACCCGCACCCAGTACGGCGCAGTCACTCCGAGCTTCTTGCTGGAGACGGTGCTTCCCCCCGTGGTGGCGCGGCGCAGGAATTCCGCCCCGTTTACGGGTGTGACGTCCATCATTGCGTGCTTTGCGTTTGCCGCCAGCGTCTCGCGGATCATGACCCCGCTCTTGGCGTAGGAGTTGGTGTTCTGCAGTGACGCAACGCGCGCGGTGATTGCGCCGTCGCCGGTCATCGTCTTGTACACGAAGCGGAATGCGTCGCCGGAGCCCCATATATCGATGCCGGACTCCGTGATGCCAAAGGTGCCGTTAAGATAGGTCGCACTCCCTGCGATGGTGACCGGGCCGATGTCCGTGGTCGCCCACGGCGTCGGGAGTGAGGTTACATTGACGGTGACAGGGGTGGAGGTTCCCTTCTTGCCGA
The DNA window shown above is from Geomonas sp. RF6 and carries:
- a CDS encoding DUF4197 domain-containing protein, whose protein sequence is MKRFACAACVAALLASTAADAGFFGDLSRKVTGPLKKQATLDENIIAKGLKEALAIGTERAVKEVAKQDGYFGDALIKILLPPKMQQAADLLAKVGYQQQVDDLVLSMNRAAEKAAPKAAKYFGDAIRHMSVEDAKGILRGGDTAASQFFEKKTRSQLFEEFRPTVAESMKQVGVARAYQEMIGRYENIPFASLVGLPSLDLDTYVTNKALDGLFIKVSEEEKRIRKNPAARTTDLLRKVFGRL
- a CDS encoding TonB-dependent receptor plug domain-containing protein — translated: MPILILLATSFLSTLHAAPAECANDEETGQTTSVELSELSLEELMNVKVATVYGASRFQQNVSEAPSSVSIVTADEIKKFGYRTLADIINSQRGLFTTNDRNYTYIGARGVDRSGGYSNRILILVDGHRTNENVYGTAFVGHDFVLDVDLIERVEIIRGPGSSLYGDNAFFGVINVITRHDNSLQGVEVSGNAGSLESYQGRISYGKRFNDDFALSLSGTIYDSRGNRNLYYPEYDTPEQNNGVARNLDYERNYSFFSTATLKDFTLQGTFVKRTKGVPTASYGATFNDHRFHSVDYRGYLDLKYEHTFNEWETMARGYYDYYDYFEDIPFNAESGDVVLNRDSAENHWWGTEVKLSRTLWEKHRVIVGADFQSNTKQQLNNHDLDPYLLHLHADHPTWRWASYLQDEFTLLPNLILNAGVRYDYYNTFGSTVNPRAALIYEPFESTSLKAVYGEAFRAPNSYELYYDEPSSEQKGNLNLAPEKIRSTELIWEQTLGEHVRTTVTGYYNTITKMITQITDPADGYLVYNNSSSVTARGVEAEIEGKWKNGLLARGSYAFQVARDDATGVTLPDSPRHLGKINLIAPCYKDRLFTGVELQYLSKRKTLAGRSDKPHLLTNLTLFSRKLVEGVELSGSIYNLFDVRYGDPGSGEHLQDVIPQDGRLFRIKLTYQF
- a CDS encoding M6 family metalloprotease domain-containing protein; translation: MRKFITCCLQSALLLLLGTSLALAGPAMPTPTEVKQPDGAVLQIQIRGDEYQNWIELQPSGHTIIRNQKSGYWEYAEKSPDGTLKPSGIKAEPAGRNAPDFLPPRAKPQRNQELEKQLLEQRALERALSPAQTALKAPTTGTRKALVILVNFSNRSLVTTPGGWYGKIFDTTPGVKSLANFYHDNSYGAITVAPAAHTQSGNPPGIITATITDPHPNYGGDISYSADTAVANHALLQASSYIDFASYDTNGDHYLQPEELAIYFIYAGYEASGSWQTPSVWAHAWWGGSITAGTETVTYWALNGELNDRSVQHPMGVIVHEMGHALFSLIDLYDTSYTNEALGNFSTMAAGSWGADIGEDGGTTPTNLDAWSRNWLGWSQPVEPGGGGWINLQFADPSASSTSAYHLAHPSFSNSEYFLIENRRPSGWDRGLRGFLGADWAGGLLVLHVDDDVYSNQYVSGSHQKVVPVQASTSYCDMLAIGSYCRGHATTLFYKGNNDSWTQSTIPNSNYYNGTQSGFNLNGISVPQGIMTALYNRDAIPPTVTAFALPQSWDSLTVPITAFTAADNIRVAGFLLTETSVTPSTADGGWSSTPPASYTFGTPGLHTLYAWAKDEDGTVSSSRSATVRVTVVDSAAPIVTAFSVPATSSTLTVAITTLTATDDVGVTGYLVNESAAKPAAGAAGWSASAPGSYTFPSAGEKTLYAWAKDAAGNVSASRSATVTVGGGGLPAPWVTQDVGSVGLTGSAGYQNGVFTLRGAGADIWGSADGFRFVYQAMTGDGTITARVASLQNTNGYAKAGVMMRQSLTANSIHAMAALTPVYGAEFSVRTSTGGSTAVTGAGGVAAPYWVRLVRSGNTFTGYISPNGTTWRQVGSSTIAMGNTIYVGVVACSHSVYALTTATLDSVSVPGSDTTAPVVTAFSIPATSASLTIPITSLGATDNIGVSGYLVNESATKPAASAPAWSAAPPSSYTFASYGAKTLYAWAKDAAGNVSDSRSATVTVSGGDLPVPWAAQDVGSVGIAGSASYSSDTFTIRGAGGDIWGNADAFRFVYRTLDGDGQIVARVASLQNTNGYAKAGVMFRQSLAANSIHAMMVLTPGYGAEFSRRTATGGSTTVTGLGGMAAPYWVKLVRSGNTFTGYVSSNGTDWRQAGSSSITMGSSLYVGLAVCSHNTALLSQGTFDNVIAIGGTSPTVTITSPSNGAIFNAPATVPVSASATPGSAAAAISKVDFYAGSTLIGTATAGPYSVIWRNVAAGSYPLTAVATDSLGNRGNSAPVTITVSTLPAPWTTLDVGPVTIAGSASYASGTFTLKGSGIDIWGAGDAFRFVYKAMTGDGEIIARVASLQNTNSYAKSGVMMRETLATDSAHVTMDVTPGNGAEFLRRGIAGGTMVSSKKLGVTAPYWVRLVRSGNTFSGYVSSNGTTWELVGTSSISMKSTLYVGLVVCSHNTSALSTATIDGVLTSFAPPLSAF